A genomic segment from Lutibacter sp. A80 encodes:
- a CDS encoding choice-of-anchor tandem repeat GloVer-containing protein, with protein MKKIYYIQLICILLLSVIVTAQTSDELWSKSSVLAKKSSKKVEKEVFPNEFEVYTLNFALLKSKLENTSKRKGEVGKSKKIISFPNGSGELERFEVFEDPLFEESFQLKYPDIRTYRGKSLDKQGSTVWFCVNPIGLNSFIMDLENGSINIEPYTSDNKSYIIYNKNSIPHADSFDCGYDELNSNIIQSKSKVHSKNANANDGNIRAYTLVVIPTAEYANWALTQGYETLPVKHRVIIQMALTIGAVESIYRRDLGIKFNLIDVTNMMSFDTNTDGLTNDDKYKLLEETPTRINQFLSQSNYDIGHVFAKSNFGGVAVSGVCQPFIKAMGVSGASNPSGSYFEGVVAHEIGHQFGANHTFNSNVTGCFENINNSTAVEPGSGTTIMSYVGNCYPHNVQSSKDKYFHLVNIREIWDNITSGTGTCATLYSTGNNPPIIETIPNYTIPISTPFVLEANVSDANEDELTYTWEQLDAEIVSSPPVSTATGGPAFRSLFPSSSSVRYFPNINTVINGNLSNTWEVLPSVPRTMTFGVTVRDNNSDGGQTNSEETVITFAENSTPFKVTSQSSNVNWEIGSTQNITWDVGNSNTSPINCSKVNILLSTDGGYTFPTVLASNVNNDGSQEIIVPNELTTSGRLKVESVNNVFYSINTSNINIINNDSDNDGVLNENDLCPNSPIGEVVNSEGCAENENKETGKLWGVANWGGAYGYGVVFEFDPVTLEYFKKIDFNGSGNGKYPSGSLFQASNGLIYGTTREGGVNDSGVIFEFDPNSETYSKLIDFNGAEKGSLPYGAVIEASNGKLYGMTVGGGIYNKGVLFEYDLKTKIYSKLMDFDGVSKGAQPYGALLEISDGILYGMTERGGLSGWGVIFEYNIKTNSYVKKVDFDRVSIGGLPRGNLIEGLNNKLYGMTYFGGEYNLGIIFEYDIVLNSCEKKIDFNGTEKGSRSYGTLVKANNGLLYGLTYEGGANNMGVLFEYNSISGSYNKKMDFNRSMGRLMEESLMRSSSGRLYGMTLAGGANDSGVLFEYNPATNFYTKKFDFNDDTGKYPSGDVIEIKIFDSDNDGIMNDIDLCPNTPTGESVNETGCSESQIDDDGDGIMNDIDMCPDTPIGEEVDERGCSESQLDDDGDGIMNDVDICPNTPIGEEVNETGCSESQLDDDGDGIMNDVDICPDTPMGEEVDETGCSQSQIDDDGDGIMNDIDICPGTPIGEEVDEKGCSESQLDDDEDGIMNDVDMCLDTPIGEEVDEKGCSESQLDDDKDGIMNDVDICPDTPIGEGVDAYGCLLLSYDNFKIELTSETCPNKNNGKIIVSAEASYDYVATINGIDYDFTNNLTINDLAPGNYDISVVVIGKTSKYKYTVEISEGTTISGKTSVSSNKATIEIEKGSSPYTIFKNGNEQFKTYTSLFYVDVLPGDLIEVKTAKTCEGTFSKTIGLFEGVVAYPNPTTGKFEVAVPVTRKEVKVELYNMNSQLISKEVYPVAFGKVELSLENYPSATYLVKVYLETTITLKILKK; from the coding sequence ATGAAAAAAATATATTATATTCAGTTAATTTGTATTCTTTTATTGAGTGTAATAGTTACTGCTCAAACCTCCGATGAACTTTGGTCAAAATCATCAGTTTTAGCAAAAAAATCTTCAAAAAAAGTAGAGAAGGAGGTATTTCCAAATGAATTTGAGGTATATACGTTAAACTTTGCCCTTTTAAAGAGTAAACTTGAAAATACTTCAAAAAGAAAAGGTGAGGTAGGGAAATCAAAAAAAATAATTAGTTTTCCAAATGGATCAGGAGAATTAGAAAGATTTGAAGTTTTTGAAGACCCACTCTTTGAAGAAAGTTTTCAGTTAAAATATCCAGATATTAGAACTTATCGAGGGAAAAGTTTAGATAAACAGGGTTCAACTGTTTGGTTTTGTGTAAATCCAATTGGCTTAAATTCTTTTATAATGGATCTTGAAAATGGTTCTATAAATATTGAACCTTATACTTCCGATAATAAATCCTATATAATTTATAATAAGAATAGCATACCACATGCAGACTCTTTTGATTGTGGTTATGATGAATTAAATTCAAATATTATACAATCTAAATCAAAGGTGCATTCAAAAAATGCAAATGCAAATGATGGTAATATAAGAGCATATACGCTTGTCGTGATTCCAACCGCAGAATATGCTAATTGGGCTTTAACACAGGGGTATGAAACGCTTCCCGTAAAACATAGAGTGATTATTCAAATGGCATTAACTATCGGAGCTGTTGAATCTATTTACCGAAGAGATTTGGGAATTAAATTCAACTTGATAGATGTTACTAATATGATGTCATTTGATACAAACACTGATGGATTAACAAATGATGACAAATATAAATTACTTGAAGAAACACCTACGCGTATAAATCAGTTTTTATCTCAATCTAATTATGACATTGGACATGTATTTGCTAAAAGTAATTTTGGTGGTGTTGCAGTTAGTGGTGTTTGCCAGCCATTTATAAAGGCTATGGGTGTTTCTGGTGCAAGCAATCCAAGTGGTTCTTATTTTGAAGGTGTAGTAGCACATGAAATTGGTCATCAGTTTGGTGCGAACCATACATTTAATAGTAATGTAACAGGTTGTTTTGAGAATATAAATAATTCAACAGCAGTGGAGCCAGGAAGTGGTACTACTATAATGTCTTATGTTGGGAATTGTTATCCTCATAATGTGCAATCATCAAAAGATAAATACTTCCATTTAGTAAATATTAGAGAAATTTGGGATAATATAACTTCAGGAACTGGTACATGTGCAACTTTGTATTCAACAGGGAATAATCCGCCAATAATTGAAACAATACCTAATTATACAATTCCAATTTCTACACCATTTGTTTTGGAAGCAAATGTTTCAGATGCAAATGAAGATGAATTAACTTATACTTGGGAACAACTAGATGCTGAAATAGTTAGTTCTCCACCTGTATCTACTGCAACTGGAGGGCCTGCATTTAGGTCTTTATTTCCAAGTAGTTCATCAGTACGTTATTTTCCAAATATAAATACGGTAATAAATGGTAATTTGTCAAATACTTGGGAAGTGCTGCCTTCAGTACCTAGAACAATGACATTTGGAGTGACTGTTAGGGATAATAATTCAGATGGTGGGCAAACAAACAGTGAAGAAACAGTAATTACTTTTGCTGAAAATTCAACTCCTTTTAAGGTTACTAGTCAATCATCTAATGTTAATTGGGAAATTGGTTCAACTCAAAATATAACTTGGGATGTTGGTAACTCAAACACTTCTCCAATTAATTGTTCTAAAGTTAATATACTATTATCAACAGATGGTGGTTATACTTTTCCTACAGTATTAGCTTCAAATGTAAATAATGATGGTTCACAAGAAATAATTGTTCCAAATGAATTAACGACTTCAGGAAGATTAAAAGTTGAAAGTGTAAATAATGTATTTTATAGTATCAATACATCAAATATTAATATCATTAATAATGACAGTGATAATGATGGAGTGTTAAATGAGAATGATCTATGTCCAAATTCACCTATTGGAGAAGTTGTAAATTCAGAAGGATGTGCTGAAAATGAAAATAAAGAAACAGGGAAGTTATGGGGTGTTGCTAATTGGGGAGGTGCTTATGGTTACGGTGTCGTATTTGAATTTGATCCTGTTACTTTAGAGTATTTTAAAAAAATAGATTTTAATGGTAGTGGAAACGGGAAATATCCAAGTGGAAGTCTTTTTCAAGCCTCAAATGGGTTGATATATGGGACAACACGAGAGGGAGGTGTTAACGATTCTGGAGTTATATTTGAATTTGATCCAAATTCAGAAACTTATTCAAAATTAATAGATTTTAACGGTGCTGAAAAAGGAAGTTTACCTTATGGAGCAGTTATCGAAGCTTCAAATGGGAAGCTATATGGGATGACTGTGGGAGGGGGTATTTATAATAAAGGTGTTCTGTTTGAATATGATCTTAAAACAAAAATTTATTCTAAATTAATGGATTTTGATGGGGTAAGTAAAGGTGCTCAGCCATACGGGGCTCTATTAGAAATTTCGGATGGAATATTATATGGTATGACAGAAAGAGGGGGTTTAAGTGGTTGGGGAGTAATCTTTGAATATAATATTAAGACTAATTCTTATGTGAAAAAAGTCGATTTTGATAGAGTTAGTATTGGAGGTCTTCCGAGGGGAAATCTCATTGAAGGTTTAAACAATAAGCTTTATGGGATGACGTATTTTGGGGGTGAATATAATTTAGGTATAATATTTGAATATGATATTGTCTTAAATAGTTGTGAAAAAAAAATAGATTTTAACGGTACTGAAAAAGGAAGTAGATCCTATGGTACTCTTGTTAAGGCTAATAATGGATTATTATATGGGTTGACTTATGAAGGAGGAGCGAATAATATGGGAGTTCTTTTTGAATATAATTCTATTTCAGGGAGTTATAATAAAAAGATGGATTTTAATAGAAGTATGGGGAGGTTAATGGAAGAGAGTCTAATGAGGTCGTCAAGTGGTAGATTGTATGGTATGACTTTAGCTGGGGGCGCTAATGATTCAGGGGTGCTTTTTGAATATAATCCTGCAACAAATTTTTATACAAAAAAGTTTGATTTTAATGATGATACTGGAAAATACCCTTCAGGGGATGTGATTGAAATTAAAATATTTGATTCAGATAATGACGGTATAATGAACGATATTGATTTGTGTCCAAATACACCAACAGGAGAAAGTGTAAATGAGACAGGATGTTCAGAAAGTCAGATTGATGATGACGGAGATGGGATAATGAATGATATTGATATGTGTCCAGATACACCAATAGGAGAAGAAGTAGATGAGAGAGGTTGTTCAGAAAGTCAGCTAGATGATGATGGAGACGGTATAATGAATGATGTTGATATTTGTCCAAATACACCAATAGGTGAAGAAGTAAATGAAACAGGTTGTTCAGAAAGTCAGCTAGATGATGATGGAGACGGTATAATGAATGATGTTGATATTTGCCCAGATACACCAATGGGAGAAGAAGTAGATGAAACTGGGTGTTCTCAAAGTCAAATAGATGATGATGGCGATGGTATAATGAATGATATTGATATTTGTCCAGGTACACCAATAGGAGAAGAAGTAGATGAGAAAGGTTGTTCAGAAAGTCAGTTAGACGATGATGAAGATGGTATAATGAACGATGTTGATATGTGTCTAGATACACCAATAGGAGAAGAAGTAGATGAGAAAGGTTGTTCAGAAAGTCAGTTAGACGATGATAAAGACGGTATAATGAACGATGTTGATATTTGCCCAGATACACCAATAGGAGAAGGAGTAGACGCTTATGGTTGTTTATTATTGTCCTATGATAATTTCAAAATTGAATTAACTAGTGAAACATGTCCAAATAAAAATAATGGTAAAATTATAGTCTCTGCCGAGGCTTCATATGATTATGTTGCTACAATTAATGGAATAGATTATGATTTTACAAATAATTTAACAATCAACGATTTAGCACCAGGTAATTATGATATTAGTGTTGTAGTAATAGGGAAAACATCTAAATATAAATATACTGTTGAAATTAGCGAAGGAACAACTATTTCTGGTAAGACAAGTGTATCATCAAATAAAGCTACCATTGAAATTGAGAAAGGATCATCTCCGTATACTATTTTTAAAAATGGAAATGAACAATTTAAAACATATACTTCGTTGTTTTATGTAGATGTGCTTCCTGGGGATTTAATTGAAGTTAAAACAGCTAAAACTTGTGAAGGAACATTTTCAAAAACGATTGGTCTTTTTGAAGGAGTAGTAGCATACCCAAATCCAACAACAGGGAAATTTGAGGTTGCTGTGCCGGTTACTCGAAAAGAAGTTAAAGTTGAATTATATAACATGAACTCACAATTAATTTCCAAAGAGGTCTATCCTGTTGCTTTTGGGAAAGTGGAACTAAGTCTCGAAAATTATCCTTCTGCAACTTATTTAGTAAAGGTTTATTTAGAAACTACAATTACTCTAAAAATACTGAAAAAATAA
- a CDS encoding type III pantothenate kinase, with product MNLIIDIGNTRIKIAVFNSDKLIYNEVITKNEFVNVTLKLVEKFNCKNAIISSVGILKKNEKDQIKAKINVIELNSDTKIPFINNYGTPKTLGVDRIALVAAAVLKYKNKNVLIIDAGTCITYDFVTKDKKYLGGAISPGIQMRYKSLNTFTEKLPLLNAKEGLISLIGESTETSIHSGVINGVISEIDSVIDKYRKKNKELTIVLTGGDVNFLSNKLKNGIFANPIFLLEGLNTILTYNLQ from the coding sequence ATGAATTTAATAATAGATATTGGGAATACAAGGATTAAAATTGCTGTTTTTAATAGCGACAAACTAATTTATAATGAAGTAATTACGAAGAATGAATTTGTAAATGTTACGTTAAAATTAGTTGAAAAATTTAATTGTAAAAATGCAATTATTTCTTCTGTAGGAATTTTAAAAAAAAATGAAAAAGATCAAATTAAAGCTAAAATTAATGTGATTGAGCTTAATTCTGATACCAAAATACCATTTATAAATAATTATGGGACTCCAAAAACGCTTGGTGTTGATAGGATAGCTTTGGTGGCAGCCGCAGTTTTAAAATATAAAAATAAAAATGTTTTAATAATAGATGCTGGAACCTGTATAACCTATGATTTTGTAACTAAAGATAAAAAATATCTTGGAGGTGCTATTTCGCCAGGAATTCAAATGCGGTATAAATCTCTTAACACGTTTACAGAAAAGCTTCCTTTATTAAATGCTAAAGAAGGTTTGATAAGCTTAATTGGTGAATCAACAGAAACAAGTATACATTCTGGTGTAATAAATGGCGTTATAAGTGAAATTGATAGTGTGATAGATAAGTATAGAAAAAAAAATAAAGAATTAACTATAGTTTTAACAGGAGGTGATGTTAATTTCTTGTCAAATAAATTAAAAAATGGCATATTTGCCAATCCTATTTTTTTATTAGAAGGATTAAACACAATTTTGACCTATAATTTACAATAA